In a single window of the Papaver somniferum cultivar HN1 chromosome 8, ASM357369v1, whole genome shotgun sequence genome:
- the LOC113301448 gene encoding probable cyclic nucleotide-gated ion channel 14, with the protein MYLSELNDGMELKKEKLVRFYPDGKQHHDLPWEKSDASQIETPSPVYKVSAPLLKANGGGSEGFYKKTISGTLRFGKSKVFPEDHEPWRKRILDPGSEAVLQWNRIFLFSCLVALFVDPLYFYLPSVGDVGDSSSCVKTDKRLRVVVTIFRTAADFFYFLHMVIRFRTAYVEPSTRVFGRGELVMDPKRIARRYLRSDFIVDFAATLPLPQIVTWFIIPAIRNSYANHNNNALALIVLIQYIPRLYLIFPLSSQIIKATGVVTKTAWAGAAYNLLLYMLASHVLGACWYLLSIERHTTCWKSECKKEGALKCFPTYLDCDAFNQPERKNWANFTNVFNNCDASDPTKFRYGIFEIAVTNKVVSSNFMEKYFYCLWWGLQNLSSYGQNLETSTYIWETIFAIFIAIFGLVLFAHLIGNMQTYLQSITVRLEEWRLKRRDTEEWMRHRQLPQDLRARVRRFVQYKWLATRGVDEEVILQALPTDLRRDIQRHLCLDLVRRVPFFSQMDDQLLDAICERLGSALSTEGTYIVREGDPVTEMLFIIRGRLESSTTNGGRTGFFNSIMLRPGDFCGEELLAWALLPKSTVNLPSSTRTVRALVEVEAFALRAEDLKFVANQFRRLHSKKLQHTFRFYSHHWRTWAACFIQAAWRQFKRRKMVRELSMREPSFAEYEDLPDEREEHEEEDFLSLTPTSNSSQVIQNLGVTILASRFAANTRRGAQKMKGVESSKLQKPEEPDFSVEQYDD; encoded by the exons ATGTATTTATCTGAACTCAATGATGGCATGGAATTGAAGAAGGAAAAACTAGTCAG GTTCTATCCTGATGGAAAACAACATCATGACTTACCATGGGAAAAATCTGATGCTAGTCAAATTGAAACACCATCACCAGTATACAAAGTTTCAGCTCCATTATTAAAAGCTAATGGAGGAGGAAGTGAGGGATTTTATAAGAAAACAATATCTGGGACTTTGAGATTTGGGAAGTCTAAGGTATTTCCTGAAGATCATGAGCCATGGAGGAAAAGGATTTTGGATCCCGGAAGTGAAGCTGTTTTACAATGGAATCGCATTTTTCTATTTTCGTGTTTGGTGGCTTTATTTGTCGATCCTTTGTATTTTTATCTACCTTCTGTTGGGGATGTGGGAGATTCTTCGTCTTGTGTGAAGACGGATAAGAGATTGAGAGTTGTTGTTACGATTTTCCGAACTGCAGCAGACTTTTTTTACTTCTTACATATGGTTATAAGATTTAGGACGGCTTATGTAGAGCCAAGTACACGAGTATTTGGAAGGGGTGAACTTGTTATGGATCCCAAGAGGATTGCGAGAAGATACTTGAGATCAGATTTCATTGTGGATTTTGCAGCAACGCTACCTCTTCCACAG ATTGTTACCTGGTTTATCATACCAGCAATTAGGAACTCCTATGCCAATCATAACAATAACGCCCTTGCGTTGATCGTACTGATACAGTATATACCGAGATTATATCTTATCTTTCCTTTGAGTTCTCAAATTATCAAAGCTACTGGAGTAGTCACAAAGACTGCCTGGGCTGGAGCTGCGTACAATCTTCTACTGTACATGTTGGCAAGTCAT GTTCTGGGGGCTTGTTGGTATTTGTTATCTATTGAACGACATACAACATGCTGGAAATCCGAATGCAAAAAGGAAGGCGCACTTAAATGTTTTCCAACTTATTTAGATTGTGATGCTTTCAACCAACCCGAACGCAAGAATTGGGCAAACTTCACCAATGTGTTTAATAACTGTGATGCTTCCGACCCAACTAAGTTCAGATATGGCATATTTGAAATTGCTGTGACCAATAAGGTTGTCTCctcaaattttatggagaaatactTCTATTGCTTATGGTGGGGCCTGCAGAACTTGAG TTCGTATGGGCAGAATCTTGAAACAAGCACTTATATTTGGGAGACTATATTCGCAATATTCATCGCCATATTTGGATTGGTTTTATTTGCCCATTTGATTGGGAACATGCAG ACCTATTTGCAATCCATCACTGTGAGACTTGAGGAGTGGAGGCTTAAGCGAAGAGACACTGAAGAGTGGATGAGGCATCGTCAACTTCCCCAAGATCTGCGAGCACGTGTTCGGCGATTTGTTCAATACAAGTGGCTTGCAACGCGAGGGGTTGATGAAGAAGTCATATTACAAGCTTTGCCTACTGATCTTCGTCGAGATATCCAACGTCACCTCTGCTTGGACCTTGTTCGACGT GTCCCCTTCTTCTCACAGATGGATGACCAGCTTCTTGATGCTATATGTGAGAGGTTAGGGTCAGCTTTAAGCACCGAAGGTACTTATATTGTTCGTGAAGGTGACCCTGTGACGGAGATGCTTTTTATAATTAGAGGAAGACTCGAGAGCTCAACTACCAATGGGGGTAGGACTGGTTTTTTCAATTCGATTATGTTGAGACCAGGGGATTTTTGTGGTGAGGAGCTACTCGCTTGGGCTTTACTTCCCAAGTCCACTGTGAACTTGCCTTCTTCAACAAGAACAGTTAGAGCCCTAGTTGAAGTAGAAGCATTTGCACTACGAGCTGAAGATCTTAAGTTTGTGGCAAATCAATTTAGACGTCTCCACAGTAAAAAATTGCAGCATACTTTCCGTTTCTACTCTCATCATTGGAGAACATGGGCAGCTTGCTTCATACAAGCAGCTTGGCGCCAGTTTAAAAGGAGAAAAATGGTGAGAGAGCTCAGTATGCGTGAGCCTTCGTTTGCGGAGTATGAAGATCTGCCAGATGagagagaagaacacgaagaagagGACTTTCTGTCTCTTACTCCCACAAGTAATTCTTCTCAAGTAATACAGAACCTGGGTGTTACCATTTTGGCTTCAAGATTTGCAGCCAATACAAGGAGAGGAGCTCAGAAGATGAAAGGTGTCGAGTCATCCAAGTTACAGAAGCCTGAAGAGCCAGACTTCTCTGTGGAGCAGTATGATGACTAA